The following coding sequences lie in one Asterias amurensis chromosome 18, ASM3211899v1 genomic window:
- the LOC139950818 gene encoding proton-associated sugar transporter A-like: MRTRTFSRTRTISTTSSPGLSGESRSETHRSRKDSTLSWTSTSDAILPTGDIIPVPEDTETDRPKRSLWQLISLNLVVLGIEFCYAMETALVIPLLLQMGLPNSLYSLTWLLSPTLGFFLSPVIGTLSDRCRCFWGRRRPFILVLCVGIIIGFTLFLNGRDLGLLAGDVAPDHQVGLILTVIGVVILDFCADSCDSPSKSYIIDVCNLADVDKGLNIRAVLGGLGAGAGYIFNGIDWESNAMGKALGSQLRVVFLFNCIVCFTCFTLTLFSIKEKPLPPAPKKDRVNQERNGYQRFDSGVPKAASKRKQLSYDSLFTSQGSLDPAVSSPARSINSKEQSYGKSLTDSNINSASTSRVDEYPSTSNPTSSGSGMDDWEDSEFESKEETVSAGKLLMSIVKMPSELRWLCLNHFIGWSALVSIFLFYTDYMAEVVYKGSPTAPEGSEKRNLYDDGVQMGCWGMVIFSGSVIVYATLLNKLSSYIAPRTNYVLGQTIYAVGVGCMAIFSDSIPATLALNVTSGVMFATVTTLPYGLLADYHDSYKNMNDAARSKRGLGTDVACLASITFLAQMFVSAILGALISLTGTKITIVLFASGFSFLAAITSALFVVYSVGDPPEYEDLDEERQPLVM; encoded by the exons ATGAG AACCCGGACTTTCTCGCGGACAAGAACAATCAGTACCACCTCTTCTCCTGGCTTATCAGGAGAGTCGAGGAGTGAAACCCACCGAAGCCGAAAGGATTCCACGCTAAGCTGGACATCTACCTCAGATGCCATCCTCCCAACAGGAGATATTATTCCAGTTCCGGAGGACACAGAAACTGATCGTCCGAAACGATCGCTATGGCAACTCATCAGCCTGAACTTGGTGGTCCTTGGGATCGAGTTCTGTTATGCGATGGAGACGGCCTTAGTCATACCCCTGTTGTTACAGATGGGCCTACCTAACTCCCTCTATAGTTTGACGTGGCTGCTGAGTCCGACGCTGGGTTTCTTTTTATCACCGGTGATTGGAACGCTGAGTGATCGTTGCCGATGCTTCTGGGGGAGAAGACGACCTTTCATTCTTGTGTTGTGTGTTGGTATCATCATTGGCTTCACACTGTTTCTGAATGGGAGAGATCTTGGGTTATTGGCTGGTGATGTTGCTCCTG ATCACCAAGTTGGACTGATACTGACGGTGATTGGTGTCGTCATTCTGGACTTTTGTGCAGATTCCTGCGACAGTCCCTCCAAGTCCTACATCATCGACGTCTGTAACCTGGCTGATGTCGACAAGGGTCTGAACATCAGAGCTGTCCTTGGAG GTCTTGGTGCTGGGGCAGGTTATATATTTAACGGTATTGATTGGGAATCGAACGCCATGGGCAAAGCCCTTGGTAGTCAGTTACGAGTAGTGTTCCTCTTCAATTGCATCGTCTGTTTCACATGCTTCACGCTTACCCTCTTCAGCATCAAAGAAAAACCACTGCCTCCAGCCCCTAAAAAAGACAGAGTGAATCAAGAAAGGAACGGATACCAACGATTTGACAGCGGCGTACCGAAAGCAGCCAGCAAGAGAAAGCAATTGAGCTACGACTCCTTGTTCACTTCGCAGGGTAGTCTAGATCCAGCTGTTTCGAGTCCAGCCAGAAGCATCAACAGCAAAGAGCAGAGTTATGGAAAGAGTTTAACAGATTCCAACATCAATAGTGCCTCGACGTCAAGGGTTGATGAGTATCCGTCGACGTCGAACCCGACATCGTCAGGGTCAGGAATGGACGATTGGGAAGATTCAGAATTCGAATCGAAGGAGGAGACGGTTTCGGCTGGAAAGCTTCTGATGTCTATTGTTAAGATGCCGAGTGAGTTACGTTGGCTGTGCCTGAATCATTTCATCGGGTGGTCAGCCTTGGTGTCCATCTTTCTGTTCTACACGGACTATATGGCAGAGGTGGTGTATAAAG GAAGTCCTACAGCTCCAGAAGGTTCCGAGAAACGAAACTTGTACGACGACGGTGTCCAGATGGGATGTTGGGGAATGGTAATATTTTCTGGATCGGTGATCGTCTATGCAA cTTTATTGAACAAGCTATCTTCTTACATAGCACCTCGCACAAATTATGTCTTGGGACAAACCATATACGCTGTTGGTGTTGGATGTATGGCCATCTTTAGTGACAGTATCCCTGCGACCCTTGCCCTGAATGTGACCTCAGGGGTCATGTTTGCAACTGTCACCACTCTGCCCTATGGCCTTTTGGCTGACTATCACGACAGCTACAAG AACATGAATGACGCAGCGCGGTCCAAACGAGGTCTGGGCACTGATGTTGCTTGTCTCGCCAGCATCACTTTCTTAGCGCAGATGTTCGTGTCGGCCATCTTAGGCGCTCTCATCTCTCTCACAGGTACTAAGATAACGATAGTCCTCTTTGCGAGTGGATTCAGTTTCTTGGCTGCGATTACGTCTGCGCTTTTTGTCGTCTACAGCGTGGGGGACCCACCTGAATATGAAGACCTTGATGAGGAGCGACAACCACTTGTAATGTAG
- the LOC139950571 gene encoding dynamin-like GTPase OPA1, mitochondrial isoform X2 yields the protein MIRVLSGKFGQQCGQQLRLAVHKRAPDHHVTKATLSSSPTTVSLRLLPSSRNLINIQAANYSGFSKMYLCVRPRVILNDSNMRAMSSMMRVRSLLKVFKIRYLVIGGAVAGGVTLKSTYNSWIDKLPDLSWMEKYTPDNATFRHAVAEMKKLAGHIHLPDKGWLKGTMPTKDTVRSWMPEMPQGKKGQVTLSSLQADEGTEDKSTGLPKVPLGASDKDKLEKATEEFLETQLRYQREIERLERDNRRLKKSLLLRGDKQSRVRKEKMSLIDMYSEVLDELVGFDDSYQMQDHLPRVVVVGDQSAGKTSVLEMIAQARIFPRGSGEMMTRSPVKVTLSEGPQHVAQFKDSNREFDLSKETELKALRQEIELRMKNSVQQGQTISTDVISLSVRGPGIQRMVLVDLPGIISTVTTGMAPDTKDSIQKLSKMYMNNPNAIILCIQDGAIDAERSIVTDIVSEIDPLGKRTIFVLTKVDLAERNSTNPSRIQQILAGKLFPMKALGYFAVVTGKGNTTDSISTIKQYEEHFFRGSQLFKSGTLKPSQMTTQNLSFAVSDCFWKMVQDSVTQQADIYKASRFNLETEWKNNFSRLRELDRDELFEKAKGEILDEVLCLSEIPPKRWEEALSRVLWERMSGYVFENIFLPAAQSPDAGTFNTTVDIKLRHWADQQLPKKSVEVALETLVDEFSKLVDKDRSKSNHDTLFDDVKSAVKQEGINRHKWQEQAADSLRVMQLNALEDRSVHDKQQWDSAIHFMESVLKNRLQETEGRIQELIGPGSAERWVYWKSLTPEQNNRRHAREELEKLLQASEKHTPVLSSDEVTAVKKNLETRTVNVDSEFIRETWHPLYRKYFLQRAIGKAQECRRGFFHYQRGFSDSGLECNDIVLFWRIQKMLQLTSNVLRQQIMNTEASRLEKEVKQVLEDFGDDHDLKTRLLTGRRVDLAEELKRVRKIQEKLEDFIAALNKEKTR from the exons atGATAAGAGTTTTGTCGGGCAAGTTCGG CCAACAATGTGGGCAGCAACTGAGACTGGCtgttcacaagagggcgccagATCATCATGTTACCAAGGCAACCCTGTCGAGCAGTCCAACAACAGTATCTCTCCGACTTCTACCGAGTTCAAGAAACCTCATCAATATTCAAGCTGCAAATTATTCCGGGTTCTCCAAGATGTATCTCTGCGTTCGTCCACGAGTGATTCTCAATGACTCTAACATGAGGGCGATGTCATCCATGATGCGTGTGCGATCGCTGCTGAAGGTCTTCAAGATTAGATACTTGGTGATAGGTGGCGCTGTTGCCGGAGGAGTCACCCTCAAGTCG ACGTATAACTCCTGGATAGACAAGCTCCCTGATCTCTCATGGATGGAGAAGTACACTCCAGACAACGCAACTTTCCGTCACGCTGTTGCAGAGATGAAGAAACTCGCCGGTCACATTCATCTCCCTGATAAGGGTTGGCTGAAGGGCACCATGCCCACCAAGGACACGGTCCGCTCATGGATGCCTGAAATGCCTCAAG gaAAAAAGGGACAAGTAACGCTATCCTCTTTACAAGCTGATGAAGGGACTGAGGACAAGTCTACTGGATTACCAAAAGTTCCACTAGGA GCGTCCGATAAAGACAAGCTTGAAAAAGCAACAGAGGAGTTCCTAGAAACACAG ctGAGGTATCAACGAGAGATTGAGCGATTAGAGAGGGACAACAGACGTCTGAAGAAGTCTCTTCTACTTAGGGGAGACAAACAATCCAGGGTTCGCAAAGAGAAg atGTCGCTGATTGACATGTACTCTGAGGTTCTGGATGAGCTAGTTGGATTTGACGACTCATACCAGATGCAAGATCATCTTCCAAGA gtCGTTGTTGTCGGAGACCAGAGTGCTGGAAAGACGAGCGTGCTCGAGATGATCGCTCAAGCAAGGATTTTCCCGAG GGGGTCAGGTGAGATGATGACAAGGTCACCAGTGAAGGTCACGTTGAGCGAAGGACCACAGCACGTCGCTCAGTTCAAAGACAGCAACAGGGAGTTTGATCTCTCCAAGGAGACCGAG CTTAAGGCGTTGAGGCAAGAGATTGAACTGAGGATGAAGAACAGTGTACAACAAGGGCAGACCATCAGCACAGAT GTGATCTCCCTGAGTGTCCGCGGACCTGGTATACAACGGATGGTTCTAGTCGATCTTCCTGGCATCATCAGT ACTGTTACTACAGGAATGGCACCCGATACTAAAGATAGCATCCAGAAACTGAGTAAAATGTACATGAACAACCCCAATGCTATCATCTTGTGTATACAAG ACGGTGCGATAGACGCAGAGAGGAGCATAGTGACAGATATAGTGAGTGAGATCGACCCCCTGGGTAAGAGGACAATCTTCGTCCTGACCAAGGTGGATCTTGCAGAGAGGAACTCAACCAATCCAAGTAGG ATCCAGCAGATTctcgcaggaaagttgtttccGATGAAAGCCCTTGGGTACTTCGCTGTTGTGACTGGAAAAG GCAATACAACCGACAGTATATCAACTATAAAGCAATATGAGGAACATTTCTTCAGGGGCTCTCAACTCTTCAA GTCTGGTACCTTGAAGCCAAGCCAGATGACAACACAGAATCTAAGCTTTGCGGTCTCTGACTGTTTCTGGAAAATGGTTCAAGATTCCGTCACGCAGCAAGCTGATatttacaaag CTTCTAGGTTTAATTTGGAAACGGAATGGAAGAACAACTTCTCCAGGCTACGAGAATTGGACCGG GATGAGTTGTTTGAGAAAGCGAAAGGTGAAATCCTAGACGAGGTTTTATGTCTCAGTGAGATTCCCCCCAAGAGATG GGAAGAGGCTCTATCCAGGGTGCTTTGGGAGCGGATGTCCGGCTACGTCTTTGAAAATATATTCCTTCCAGCAGCCCAGTCTCCGGATGCTGG GACTTTCAACACAACAGTCGACATCAAGCTGAGGCATTGGGCCGACCAACAACTCCCAAAGAAAAGTGTTGAG GTTGCCCTGGAGACTCTTGTTGATGAGTTTTCAAAGCTGGTGGATAAGGACAGGTCAAAGAGCAACCACGACACTCTCTTTGACGACGTCAAATCGGCTGTCAAACAAGAAGGGATCAACAGACACAAATGGCAAGAGCAGGCTGCTGATAGCTTG aGGGTGATGCAACTAAACGCATTAGAGGATCGGTCTGTACATGACAAGCAACAATGGGACTCTGCAATCCACTTCATGGAAAGCGTTCTCAAGAACAGACTTCAAGAGA CTGAGGGTCGTATCCAAGAGTTGATTGGCCCAGGATCTGCAGAGCGTTGGGTATATTGGAAATCTTTAACACCTGAACAG aATAACAGGAGGCATGCAAGAGAAGAACTTGAGAAACTGCTACAAGCCTCCGAG AAGCATACGCCAGTCCTGTCCAGTGATGAAGTAACGGCGGTCAAGAAGAACCTAGAAACTAGAACGGTCAACGTGGATAGTGAATTT ATCCGAGAAACATGGCATCCTTTGTACAGGAAGTATTTTCTGCAGCGGGCCATCGGCAAGGCACAGGAATGCCGGAGAGGGTTCTTCCATTACCAGAGAGGGTTCAGTGACTCCGGG
- the LOC139950571 gene encoding dynamin-like GTPase OPA1, mitochondrial isoform X1: MIRVLSGKFGQQCGQQLRLAVHKRAPDHHVTKATLSSSPTTVSLRLLPSSRNLINIQAANYSGFSKMYLCVRPRVILNDSNMRAMSSMMRVRSLLKVFKIRYLVIGGAVAGGVTLKSTYNSWIDKLPDLSWMEKYTPDNATFRHAVAEMKKLAGHIHLPDKGWLKGTMPTKDTVRSWMPEMPQDPMFEFMYQGLPEGRENITSFKGKKGQVTLSSLQADEGTEDKSTGLPKVPLGASDKDKLEKATEEFLETQLRYQREIERLERDNRRLKKSLLLRGDKQSRVRKEKMSLIDMYSEVLDELVGFDDSYQMQDHLPRVVVVGDQSAGKTSVLEMIAQARIFPRGSGEMMTRSPVKVTLSEGPQHVAQFKDSNREFDLSKETELKALRQEIELRMKNSVQQGQTISTDVISLSVRGPGIQRMVLVDLPGIISTVTTGMAPDTKDSIQKLSKMYMNNPNAIILCIQDGAIDAERSIVTDIVSEIDPLGKRTIFVLTKVDLAERNSTNPSRIQQILAGKLFPMKALGYFAVVTGKGNTTDSISTIKQYEEHFFRGSQLFKSGTLKPSQMTTQNLSFAVSDCFWKMVQDSVTQQADIYKASRFNLETEWKNNFSRLRELDRDELFEKAKGEILDEVLCLSEIPPKRWEEALSRVLWERMSGYVFENIFLPAAQSPDAGTFNTTVDIKLRHWADQQLPKKSVEVALETLVDEFSKLVDKDRSKSNHDTLFDDVKSAVKQEGINRHKWQEQAADSLRVMQLNALEDRSVHDKQQWDSAIHFMESVLKNRLQETEGRIQELIGPGSAERWVYWKSLTPEQNNRRHAREELEKLLQASEKHTPVLSSDEVTAVKKNLETRTVNVDSEFIRETWHPLYRKYFLQRAIGKAQECRRGFFHYQRGFSDSGLECNDIVLFWRIQKMLQLTSNVLRQQIMNTEASRLEKEVKQVLEDFGDDHDLKTRLLTGRRVDLAEELKRVRKIQEKLEDFIAALNKEKTR, from the exons atGATAAGAGTTTTGTCGGGCAAGTTCGG CCAACAATGTGGGCAGCAACTGAGACTGGCtgttcacaagagggcgccagATCATCATGTTACCAAGGCAACCCTGTCGAGCAGTCCAACAACAGTATCTCTCCGACTTCTACCGAGTTCAAGAAACCTCATCAATATTCAAGCTGCAAATTATTCCGGGTTCTCCAAGATGTATCTCTGCGTTCGTCCACGAGTGATTCTCAATGACTCTAACATGAGGGCGATGTCATCCATGATGCGTGTGCGATCGCTGCTGAAGGTCTTCAAGATTAGATACTTGGTGATAGGTGGCGCTGTTGCCGGAGGAGTCACCCTCAAGTCG ACGTATAACTCCTGGATAGACAAGCTCCCTGATCTCTCATGGATGGAGAAGTACACTCCAGACAACGCAACTTTCCGTCACGCTGTTGCAGAGATGAAGAAACTCGCCGGTCACATTCATCTCCCTGATAAGGGTTGGCTGAAGGGCACCATGCCCACCAAGGACACGGTCCGCTCATGGATGCCTGAAATGCCTCAAG ATCCCATGTTTGAGTTCATGTACCAAGGGTTGCCAGAAGGCAGAGAAAATATCACAAGTTTTAAAG gaAAAAAGGGACAAGTAACGCTATCCTCTTTACAAGCTGATGAAGGGACTGAGGACAAGTCTACTGGATTACCAAAAGTTCCACTAGGA GCGTCCGATAAAGACAAGCTTGAAAAAGCAACAGAGGAGTTCCTAGAAACACAG ctGAGGTATCAACGAGAGATTGAGCGATTAGAGAGGGACAACAGACGTCTGAAGAAGTCTCTTCTACTTAGGGGAGACAAACAATCCAGGGTTCGCAAAGAGAAg atGTCGCTGATTGACATGTACTCTGAGGTTCTGGATGAGCTAGTTGGATTTGACGACTCATACCAGATGCAAGATCATCTTCCAAGA gtCGTTGTTGTCGGAGACCAGAGTGCTGGAAAGACGAGCGTGCTCGAGATGATCGCTCAAGCAAGGATTTTCCCGAG GGGGTCAGGTGAGATGATGACAAGGTCACCAGTGAAGGTCACGTTGAGCGAAGGACCACAGCACGTCGCTCAGTTCAAAGACAGCAACAGGGAGTTTGATCTCTCCAAGGAGACCGAG CTTAAGGCGTTGAGGCAAGAGATTGAACTGAGGATGAAGAACAGTGTACAACAAGGGCAGACCATCAGCACAGAT GTGATCTCCCTGAGTGTCCGCGGACCTGGTATACAACGGATGGTTCTAGTCGATCTTCCTGGCATCATCAGT ACTGTTACTACAGGAATGGCACCCGATACTAAAGATAGCATCCAGAAACTGAGTAAAATGTACATGAACAACCCCAATGCTATCATCTTGTGTATACAAG ACGGTGCGATAGACGCAGAGAGGAGCATAGTGACAGATATAGTGAGTGAGATCGACCCCCTGGGTAAGAGGACAATCTTCGTCCTGACCAAGGTGGATCTTGCAGAGAGGAACTCAACCAATCCAAGTAGG ATCCAGCAGATTctcgcaggaaagttgtttccGATGAAAGCCCTTGGGTACTTCGCTGTTGTGACTGGAAAAG GCAATACAACCGACAGTATATCAACTATAAAGCAATATGAGGAACATTTCTTCAGGGGCTCTCAACTCTTCAA GTCTGGTACCTTGAAGCCAAGCCAGATGACAACACAGAATCTAAGCTTTGCGGTCTCTGACTGTTTCTGGAAAATGGTTCAAGATTCCGTCACGCAGCAAGCTGATatttacaaag CTTCTAGGTTTAATTTGGAAACGGAATGGAAGAACAACTTCTCCAGGCTACGAGAATTGGACCGG GATGAGTTGTTTGAGAAAGCGAAAGGTGAAATCCTAGACGAGGTTTTATGTCTCAGTGAGATTCCCCCCAAGAGATG GGAAGAGGCTCTATCCAGGGTGCTTTGGGAGCGGATGTCCGGCTACGTCTTTGAAAATATATTCCTTCCAGCAGCCCAGTCTCCGGATGCTGG GACTTTCAACACAACAGTCGACATCAAGCTGAGGCATTGGGCCGACCAACAACTCCCAAAGAAAAGTGTTGAG GTTGCCCTGGAGACTCTTGTTGATGAGTTTTCAAAGCTGGTGGATAAGGACAGGTCAAAGAGCAACCACGACACTCTCTTTGACGACGTCAAATCGGCTGTCAAACAAGAAGGGATCAACAGACACAAATGGCAAGAGCAGGCTGCTGATAGCTTG aGGGTGATGCAACTAAACGCATTAGAGGATCGGTCTGTACATGACAAGCAACAATGGGACTCTGCAATCCACTTCATGGAAAGCGTTCTCAAGAACAGACTTCAAGAGA CTGAGGGTCGTATCCAAGAGTTGATTGGCCCAGGATCTGCAGAGCGTTGGGTATATTGGAAATCTTTAACACCTGAACAG aATAACAGGAGGCATGCAAGAGAAGAACTTGAGAAACTGCTACAAGCCTCCGAG AAGCATACGCCAGTCCTGTCCAGTGATGAAGTAACGGCGGTCAAGAAGAACCTAGAAACTAGAACGGTCAACGTGGATAGTGAATTT ATCCGAGAAACATGGCATCCTTTGTACAGGAAGTATTTTCTGCAGCGGGCCATCGGCAAGGCACAGGAATGCCGGAGAGGGTTCTTCCATTACCAGAGAGGGTTCAGTGACTCCGGG
- the LOC139950819 gene encoding peroxisome biogenesis factor 10-like has translation MFQPASQPEIIRSNQKDQFYVDFLRNSLADICQSLAGPRVWARWRKELDVLGEVLYFGLTTVAGYQTLGEEYVSILQVDHTQRAVPNIKRRLALVLMYSCSPYLLDRLLAYIPKLLETDRAAERISPERRQRISKMIPVLRHAVAIIQRTHMALFYLRGVFYHLAKRWTGIQYLLVRRGPGYGSMKPSFKVLAWLSLIQLTASLLHSLYKMKAGQGTVTTGTETTSESDLKRVAEDGRGTNPALRCPLCLETRRNSTATPCGHLFCWECITEWCATKAECPLCREKFQLSRLVYLQNFDSR, from the exons ATGTTTCAACCAGCCAGTCAACCTGAGATCATTCGCAGCAACCAAAAAGACCAATTCTATGTGGATTTCCTTCGCAACTCTTTGGCAGATATATGTCAGTCACTTGCAG gacctAGAGTATGGGCCAGATGGAGAAAGGAACTTGATGTTCTCGGAGAAGTCTTATACTTTGGTCTGACAACAGTCGCAG GGTATCAGACGTTAGGAGAAGAGTATGTGAGCATTCTTCAGGTAGATCACACACAGAGGGCGGTACCAAACATCAAG AGGAGGTTGGCTCTTGTACTAATGTACTCCTGCTCGCCCTACCTTCTGGACAGACTGCTTGCTTACATTCCAAAGCTCTTGGAAACCGACAGAGCAGCGGAAAGAATAAGTCCAGAGCGACGGCAGAGAATTTCCAAGATGATTCCTGTATTGAGACACGCAGTAGCCATCATCCAGAGGACCCACATGGCCCTATTTTATCTCAGAGGGGTGTTCTACCACTTAGCCAAACGATGGACAGGAATACAGTAT TTATTGGTGCGCAGAGGTCCAGGCTATGGTAGTATGAAACCAAGCTTCAAGGTCTTAGCCTGGTTGTCATTAATTCAGCTCACAGCAAGTCTTCTACACTCACTGTATAAGATGAAAGCAGGACAAGGCACAGTAACGACTGGAACGGAGACTACATCTGAATCTGACCTCAAAAG AGTGGCGGAAGACGGCAGAGGAACAAACCCCGCCCTGCGCTGTCCCCTGTGTCTAGAGACAAGGCGTAACTCAACTGCCACACCCTGTGGGCATCTCTTCTGCTGGGAGTGCATCACCGAGTGGTGTGCCACAAAG GCTGAATGTCCTTTGTGTCGGGAAAAGTTCCAACTGTCCAGACTCGTTTACCTGCAGAATTTTGATTCTAGGTAA